The Imtechella halotolerans DNA window CAAAAGTGAGTTCTAAAGAAATTGAATTACAACCCATAGTTAGTCCTCTAGAAGCATTGCAAGGACGAATGCCAGGTGTTGAAATTCAACAAAAAGATGGAATGCCAGGAAACGCACCTACAATTAGAATTAGAGGAAGAAATAGTTTACGAGAAGATGGAAACTATCCTCTTTACATTATAGATGGTGTCCCAATAAATTCCACTCCAATTTCAGTTGGCGCACTTCTTGAAGATGGATTAGATCCATTGAGTACACTTAATCTTTCTAATATTGAAAGCATTGAAGTATTAAAAGATGCAGATGCTACTGCCATTTATGGTTCTCGTGGTGCAAACGGAGTAGTTCTTATCACAACAAAGAAAACGATTGGTTACGAACAAAAAACACGTATTGAGACTCGATGGTATTCAGGAATTGCAAAAGTTGGAAAAAGGGCTAAACTATTAAATACGCAACAATATATTCAATTACGTAAAGAAGCGATCAGTAACGCTGGAAGAGAGCCTGATGAAATAAATGATTGGGATTTACTTTTATGGGATAATAATCGGTATACGGATTGGCAAAAAGAACTTATAGGAGGAACCTCACCAACTTCAAATTTAAACATCTCAATATCTGGAGGTAATTCAACTACTTCATTTCGACTAGGAGGGTCAATATATAAACAAGGTTCAGTCCTTCCGATTGAAATGAATTATAATAAAATGACAACCTCACTAAGCCTCAATCATAAATCAGACAATAAAAAATTAACAATCAATCTTTCCACCAACTATGGTGCTGATAAAACAAATTCAACTGTCACTTATAGTATTATACCCTTAGCTTTTGAATTACCCCCTAATGCTCCCCCTCTATTTAACAATGATGGAAGCCTCCACTGGGAACAATGGTCTTATTCAAATTGGGATAACCCTATATCAGGAAAATATAACCCATTTGAAACCAAAGTACAAAATCTTATAACCAACTTAGAAGTTTCCCTTGAATTGTACAAAGGTCTTGAACTTAAAACTAACTTGGGATACACTCAGAATATCAAAGAAAATAAAAATAAGCGATTTAAAGAAAGTATATCTCCGGATTTAAGAGAAAATTCACAACATAGTGCAGGTCAAAGTTACAACAAGAGATTATCCTGGTTAATAGAACCTCAATTAACATATCATTGCTCTTTAGGAAAAGGTACTTATGATGCCCTCGTAGGAGTTACTTTTCAACAAAATGAAAGTGTAGGATTTAGTGTTAGTGCACAAGGGTATGTTACTAAGACCTTAGTTGGTTATATGCCAGCAGCAAATTCAATTACTTCCGGTCCAAATCAAAATATAATATATAGATATAATGCAATATTTGGCAGGATAGGTTACAATTGGGAAAGAAAATATTATATCAATTTTACCGGACGAAGAGACGGTTCCTCACGGTTTGGTCCCAGTAAAAGATTTGCTAATTTTTGGGCAATTGGCTCTGCATGGGTATTTTCAGAGGAGGATGTTATCAAGAAAAAATTACCGATTTTAAGTTTTGGCAAATTTAGAACTAGTTATGGAGTAACAGGAAGTGACCAAATTGGAGATTATGGCTATATGGATGTGTATGAATCTACAGGTGCTCCTGGTGGACTCTATCCTACTAAATTATTCAATACTGATTTTGCATGGGAAGAAAATAAAAAATTTGAAACAGCAATTCAACTCGGTTTCTTTAAAGATTATATAAATTTTGATATAGGTTGGTACAAAAACCGTTCCTCGAATCAGTTAGTAGGATATCCATTAGCCTCAACAACCGGGTTTAACATTGTTCAAGCCAATCTTCCTGCCACAGTACAAAATTCAGGATGGGAAATTCTATTAGCACTAAATCAAATAAAAAATAAAAATTTTAAATGGAATACTACATTGAATGTCACTCTTCCAAAAAATAAACTAGTAAATTTTCCAAAAATAGAACAAACACCATATAATCAACTATATCGTATAGGTTATCCTTTAAAAATCCGTTTTCTTCACCAATATGACGGAATAGATCCTGAAACAGGTTATCATAAAGTTGTTGATGTGAATGGTGATGGCAGTTTCAACCATGAAGATCGGATAATTATCAAAGATCTCGATAGAAAAATTTATGGTGGAATAAGCAATAACCTCACAATGAAAGGCTGGAAATTAAACTTCCTATGGGATTTCGCAAAACAAAATGGCAACTACTGGGGTAGGGGATTTCCAGGTAGAGACAAAACTAATCGACCATACGAGGAATACTTAGATTGGAAAAATGGGTCCTTATATATAGAAGATTCACCACAAGCAAGCACAGGATACAATTTATCTAAAATAAGTGAGTTAGGAGTTGTAAACGCATCGTTTCTACGTTTAAAAACTCTTTCCTTAAGTTATACACTTTCAAATAAATTATTAAAAAACACAGGATTAGTTTCTTGTAATATATTTATTTCTACCCAAAACCTTGTAACAATAACTCCTTATAAGGGAATTAATGTTGAGAATCCATATTTCCCTGGGACCATACCCTCTCTTAAGACCTATACTAGTGGAATTCAAATTTCCTTTTAACTTTTAAAATTTTATAATATGAACCATACTAAAATAATATATTCTCTTATTCTATCAATGCTTACTTTCATATTTAGCTGTGAGAGTTTCGTTGAAATTGACACTCCTAATTTTCAAATTACAACAGAGGCCGTATTTAAAGATGATGAAACTGCAATCGCAGCTGTTAAAGGTCTTTATAATCAATTATACCATAACAACACTGGATTTTCAAATGGTTGGGAAAATTCAATAACTGTATTAGCAGGACTTTCTGGTGGTTTAATTTCCCCAAGAAGTACTTTACATACCAAATTTAGCCCATACTCTCAACATGAAATTAATACTTTAAACAATCCTGCAGCATCCGCAAATTTAAATCTTTGGAGTAGTGCATATAATATAATCTATTTAACAAATAGTGTTATAAAAGGATTGGAAGGTTCTACAAAAATATCGGCTGATATAAAAAATAAATTAATTGGTCAAGCACTCTTTATAAGGGCATTCACGTATTTCTACCTTGTAAATCTATATGGTGACGTCCCTTTGCTACTTACTACAGATTACAGGGTAAATACTATTGCCTTTAGAACTTCTACTAACGAAATATGGTCACAAATAGAAGCCGATTTAGATCAATCCATTTCACTCTTAAATAACCAAACAGAATATAATGAAGGTCAGCGTATTTGGGTAAACAAATTTGTCGCAATGGCCCTACAAGCTAGAGTTTGTTTATTCCTTGAGAAATGGAGTAAAGCTGAAGAATTAAGCTCTAAAGTAATTGAAAATTCAAGTTCCTATGAGCTACTCGAGGATCTTAATCAAGTCTTTCTAAAAAATAGTAAAGAAACAATTTGGCAGATATCTCCTATAAAAGGCTCTTCTATTTATCCTACAAACACAAATGAAGCAACAGTATTTATAATATATCCCCGATTCGGAAGGCCATTTGGGAGTATTGAATTGAGTAACAGTCTTATTGCTGAGTTTGAATCTTTCGATAAAAGAAAAAGTGATTGGATTGGACAATCTAATGACATTCTCTATTATCCATATAAGTATAAAGTTAGAAATTTTTATGGAGACCCTACTGAGTATTCAATGGTAATTCGATTTGCAGAACAATTTCTAATTCGTGCAGAGGCAAGGACTTATTTAAACAATTTAAATGGAGCCTTAGTAGATTTAAACAAAATTAGAACACGAGCAGGTTTAGACGAATTTGAGAGTGAATCAAAAGAAATTATACTAGAATCGATTTACAAGGAACGAAAAAAAGAGCTTTTTTCAGAATGGGGACATCATTGGTTTGACCTTAAAAGAACCAAACGTGCTCAAATAATTTTTAAAGATAATCACACTTGGGAGGACACTGATTTGTTTTATCCTATACCTGAAGAGGAACGAATGAAAAATCCAAATTTGAGTCAAAATCTAGGATATTAAAAAACAAACTCTAACAATCAGACATAAGATAATAAAAACCTTCATCAGATAATGATACGATATTTTATTTTAAAAATGTACTTAATACTTCTATTTTCTATACCAGTAGTTAGTCAAAACGCTATTACCTATATTGATAAGGATTCTTTAAAACTAGATCCATTTGTTCGTTACGGAAAATTAGATAATGGTTTCACCTACTATATCCGTCATAACAATGAACCTAAAAATGAAGTATATATTCAAATGGTTGTTAAAGCCGGGAACTTCCATGAAGATAGTTTACAGACTGAATATGCACATCTCCTTGAGCATATGGGATACAAAGGGACTCATAATTTTCCTAAACTAAGTAAACACATTCAACAATCTGGTGGTTATAGTCATGCTTCGACTTCTGACCTATATACTTGGTACTGGGCTAAATTCTCTTCCAAAAATCAAAAACTACTAAAAGATGGCTTGTCTATCATTAAAGACTGGTCACAAAATATTAATTTAAATCAAAATTCCATTGACGTGGAAAGAGGGGCAGTTTTAGGTGAAATTAGAAATGGAAATATTCATCAAAAATGGTATCAAGAAACAGCAAAAGCGGCTATTGAACATAGTTCTGGATATAAGGGTAAAACAAAATTTGAAGGCACTAAAAATATTAAAAACTTCAATATAGAAGCTTTCATACGATTTTATAAAGATTGGTACCGACCTGACCTTCAGGCAGCAATAATAGTTGGAGATATTAATGTTGACAGTACTGAAACAGAAATCAAAAAAATGTTTAAAGGTTTAAACATGCCTGAAAATCCTAAAGACCCACTATTTGCTTTCACCAAACATTCTATAATACTTAATGAACAAAATCATTATAACGTACATAGGGATACATCTGTGATAGAACCTTTTTTAAGTATTTTTATAAAAAGACCTAATCCCGCGTACAGTCCAAAAACAAAAGACGATTATAGAGATGTTTTAATTCTAAATCTATATCAAGAAATACTAAATCCAAGAATAAACTCTATTAAAGAGTACGATCCTCCATTTACATTAGTTCCTAGTACTCAATATGCCAATCAACAGTTATATACTTTGAGAATCAACATAAGGTTTGATGACTTCTCAATCTCAACCATGAAACAAAGGTTTATAAAATCAATAAACAGTTTGCGAAACCTAAATTTGGGTTTTACTGATAATGAATTTAAAACAGCAAAGGAAAATGTCCGCAAAATATATCAAAATAAAAAATCAACTTCAACCAAGTATTTAGGCGATGACTATAAAAATCATTTTACATTAGGTACTGCTGCACCTGAACCAAGTCAAAAAAAACAAATGATCTCAAAAATACTTGAAGAAATAAAATTAGAAGATGTCCAAAATGCTGCAATTAATTACAGTAATTTAAAAGAAAATACGAATTTTCTTTATTATACACACCCAAAATTTAAAGCTCCTGATTCTTCTTTACTAGAAAGTTGGATTTCTGAAGCCCTTACTACTAAAATTGAAGAATTTATACCCCAAGATCGAATTAACACATTGAGCGATGTTGTAAAACTTCCTCTCGGAGACCCTAATGTAATTAAAAGTAAAACAAAAAGTATTATAGGGGTAACTACAATTGACCTTAAAAATGACGTAAAAATTATATTAAAACCTGTGGGAAATTCAAAAACCATTAAAATAAGAGCTTCAAGACCCAATAAAATACCCTTTTCAAATAAACAAGAATATCTTATGGCAGCGATTGCTCCCAAAGCTATAGACTTTATAGGAGCAGGGCCTTACACAAAATTTCAACTAAAAGAATTTACTAAAGATACGGAAGTACAGATTTACCAAAAGCTAGAGAGAACAGAACAAATAATTATTGGTACTACAAAGTCAAATCGAATGGAAGATTTTTTCCAATTACTTTATCTGTATACCCAACATCCTCGAATGGATAATGATGCATTTAAAATTTGGAAAAGTAGTGAACATAGTATTTTAGAAAAAGGTAATCCAGATAAAAATTTGTTTTACTCAAATGCAATAGATCAAATCCGATTTCCAAAATTACCATTACTTAATTCACAATTAATAAGATCATTATCACAGTTTGATATTTATATGTCATATAAAAATTGGTATAGTAATTTAACAGGTTACACTTTTGTTATTACAGGTGATTTTGATTTAGATGAAATGGAAAAACTCATAATTAAATATATTCCAAAAATGTCTAGCGTTAAAAATCATAAATACGAAAAATCTAATGAATTAGCATTCCCTCTTAAAAAAATCAATAAAATCAATCATATTAATGATAGTAATGAAGCCAATATATTTCTTCATTTCCCAGTAAAAGTTCCAACAGATATAAAATCAAAAGCACTCGTGTCATTAGTAAGTAATGCCCTTTATTTGAAAATTTGGGACCGTCTTAGAAAAGGATCCTATTCACCAGGCTCAAGGGTCGACCTAGTAGACTATAAAAAAGGAATTTACAACTTTCAAATTTGGTTTACATCTGAAATTGGGAATGAAGAAACTATGATTCAATGGGCATTGGAGGAGTTTAGAGAACTTAAAAAAAATGGTGTAGACAAAGATTGGTTTACAAAAAACTTGAACCTACGAATATCTAACTACAATAGAGTTTATGAAAGTAGTACATTTTGGACCAAATACCTTTCAGAAAAAGTTAAAAATAATGAAAGTATTACAAGTGAAATATTAGAACTCGAGACCATATTAAAACACTTTATCACATTAGATGATCTAAACAAAGCTATACAAGAATTTTTGAGTGAGAAGTACTTTCAGAAATTTATTTTTTTACCAAAAAACACGGCTTTAAATTCTGAATCTAAAACAAGTGTAAATGAATAATATTATGCAAATTCTACCACCAAATCAAAAAATAAAAGGCATTGGAAAATATTCCCAATGCCTTTCTAGAACCGATTGATAATCAAAATCAAATCATTCAATAACAATTAATTCCGGAAAAGGATTACTGGTTTTTAATGGTTCTACATCTTCACCATTCTTATCCTTAAAGGAAGGGATTGGGTAAACATCTAGAACATTAGAAAGAGGATTTCCGAATTCATCTACAAATTGAACTGTACAATTACGTCCTGTACCTGGACAATTTACATCCACAGCAGTCCACACTCCTGAATCATAAACATAGGCCGTGAACATAGTTTTTTCTGCATTTACATATGCAAAAGACATCCCAATGGCCAATACAAAGGCCAACATCGGTAAAATCATTTTTAATTTTTTCATGATTTCTAAGTATTAATTGTTAAACATTCTGCTCGTTCTTTTATACAGGTTATGAGCCCTACCCTGCTTCTGTTGCAACAAAAAATTTAATTTTAATTATCATTTCAGTTTATAATTATTAATAGCTTTTGCACTCGATTCCCGAAGCAATACTATTGCGCTGATAGCCATAATCACCCATATTATATTAAATATAAAGTGTTGATTCCATGACAAAAGAGCTATCACTCCTCCACAAGAACACGGTTCATAGGGACTGAAAAATAGAATCCCAATCACATAAGCAGTGAAAATCATCATTAACCCAAGAGAACCATATAATCCTTTAAGCCTTGTTTTACGGAATAGTAGCAAAATGGCAACTATTATTTCCAATAACGGAATTACCCATGATATAAACCCTGCTATACTTTTCACATGTGCAAAAGGAGAATTTATAAGATTGTTATAGAAGGTATTCCCGTCCATAAGCTTGCTGAAACCGGTGTATACAAACAGCATAATAAATAATATGCTGATGATTTCAGAAATAAGAATTCTATGTTTTTGCAGCCATTTCATGTCATTTGTATCTATTTAATACTTAATAACATAAAATTACCAATAGAATGATATTGGCCCCTTTGAACAACGTTTTAACATTGAAATTCTAAATACCATTAGCGGAGATCAAAGAGAACTCTTCTATTCACTATTTGAAAATGTAAGAAAAAACAATTTAGGACTTAACATCTTTAGTTTTCCTAAAAAGTTATTTGAAAACATGTCTTGCGATAAAAATTGGGAGTTTATTGTTTTAAACCTAAAATCGGAATATTCAAATAGACATCAAGACAAACCAGTTGGAGTAATGTTTAGTTACAAAAATGCAGGTGGCACCTATGTTCCTTCTTTTGTAGGGATGGATTATGATTATGCATATGAACATCAAGTTTATAGACAGTTACTGTTTCAAACTGTAAAAAGAGCCGGTGAATTAGGATTTTCTACCATTGATTTTGGAATGACTGCAGGATTTGAAAAAAGGAAAATTGGTGCCCATGTAACAGAAAAAGTAGCCTACATTCAAGCCAAGGATAACTTTCCTTTCGAGCAATTGGAAATAATGGAAAGTAAAGGGTAAAAATACCTTTGTTCAATTATCATCGAGATCCATAGAAAACAATCAATTTAAATAATCGAAATTAATACCAAACACTATGGTTTTATCGTACATAGAAATATGCTCCATACCCTCATCCTGAACTAAATAAAACAAAAAAAATCGTTCGTAGTTACGAACACATTACGAAAAATTCTCATATATATTGTGCAAATTTATCTCTGGAAAGTTAAATCAGGCAAGGTTGTCAAAACTAAAAAACTATAACCCATTTGACGACCTTGCTTTTTAAAATATGTCAATTGAAAGGATCAAATATGAATGCTCAAGCGTAAATCTTTAAGAATATTTCAAATGTTACGAATGAAAGGCTCCCTTCCATATTCAAAAATCGGAGGTTCTTAATGTTATGAAGTTACCGGCATTATAAAATTTAATAATAATTGTACTCCCAATATTATAATAAAAGTACTCCAATTAACTAAACGCT harbors:
- a CDS encoding SusC/RagA family TonB-linked outer membrane protein; this encodes MRSFIFLLCTTVFSLNTITTFSQEKIVVNRNKLVTVDEVFDIIKEQTNFKFIYLSDAFIKSPKVQLYKGEVLIKTLLDEILERENLIFELSSNNIIIKQKPESHQKISKPQGIPISGKVTDTNGLPLAGVSIIIKGTNKGTSTNSEGVFSITVIDRNSVILFSYLGFKSQEVKVENKSIINIFLKEEINELDAVTVNAGYYTVKERERTGSISKVSSKEIELQPIVSPLEALQGRMPGVEIQQKDGMPGNAPTIRIRGRNSLREDGNYPLYIIDGVPINSTPISVGALLEDGLDPLSTLNLSNIESIEVLKDADATAIYGSRGANGVVLITTKKTIGYEQKTRIETRWYSGIAKVGKRAKLLNTQQYIQLRKEAISNAGREPDEINDWDLLLWDNNRYTDWQKELIGGTSPTSNLNISISGGNSTTSFRLGGSIYKQGSVLPIEMNYNKMTTSLSLNHKSDNKKLTINLSTNYGADKTNSTVTYSIIPLAFELPPNAPPLFNNDGSLHWEQWSYSNWDNPISGKYNPFETKVQNLITNLEVSLELYKGLELKTNLGYTQNIKENKNKRFKESISPDLRENSQHSAGQSYNKRLSWLIEPQLTYHCSLGKGTYDALVGVTFQQNESVGFSVSAQGYVTKTLVGYMPAANSITSGPNQNIIYRYNAIFGRIGYNWERKYYINFTGRRDGSSRFGPSKRFANFWAIGSAWVFSEEDVIKKKLPILSFGKFRTSYGVTGSDQIGDYGYMDVYESTGAPGGLYPTKLFNTDFAWEENKKFETAIQLGFFKDYINFDIGWYKNRSSNQLVGYPLASTTGFNIVQANLPATVQNSGWEILLALNQIKNKNFKWNTTLNVTLPKNKLVNFPKIEQTPYNQLYRIGYPLKIRFLHQYDGIDPETGYHKVVDVNGDGSFNHEDRIIIKDLDRKIYGGISNNLTMKGWKLNFLWDFAKQNGNYWGRGFPGRDKTNRPYEEYLDWKNGSLYIEDSPQASTGYNLSKISELGVVNASFLRLKTLSLSYTLSNKLLKNTGLVSCNIFISTQNLVTITPYKGINVENPYFPGTIPSLKTYTSGIQISF
- a CDS encoding RagB/SusD family nutrient uptake outer membrane protein; translation: MNHTKIIYSLILSMLTFIFSCESFVEIDTPNFQITTEAVFKDDETAIAAVKGLYNQLYHNNTGFSNGWENSITVLAGLSGGLISPRSTLHTKFSPYSQHEINTLNNPAASANLNLWSSAYNIIYLTNSVIKGLEGSTKISADIKNKLIGQALFIRAFTYFYLVNLYGDVPLLLTTDYRVNTIAFRTSTNEIWSQIEADLDQSISLLNNQTEYNEGQRIWVNKFVAMALQARVCLFLEKWSKAEELSSKVIENSSSYELLEDLNQVFLKNSKETIWQISPIKGSSIYPTNTNEATVFIIYPRFGRPFGSIELSNSLIAEFESFDKRKSDWIGQSNDILYYPYKYKVRNFYGDPTEYSMVIRFAEQFLIRAEARTYLNNLNGALVDLNKIRTRAGLDEFESESKEIILESIYKERKKELFSEWGHHWFDLKRTKRAQIIFKDNHTWEDTDLFYPIPEEERMKNPNLSQNLGY
- a CDS encoding M16 family metallopeptidase gives rise to the protein MYLILLFSIPVVSQNAITYIDKDSLKLDPFVRYGKLDNGFTYYIRHNNEPKNEVYIQMVVKAGNFHEDSLQTEYAHLLEHMGYKGTHNFPKLSKHIQQSGGYSHASTSDLYTWYWAKFSSKNQKLLKDGLSIIKDWSQNINLNQNSIDVERGAVLGEIRNGNIHQKWYQETAKAAIEHSSGYKGKTKFEGTKNIKNFNIEAFIRFYKDWYRPDLQAAIIVGDINVDSTETEIKKMFKGLNMPENPKDPLFAFTKHSIILNEQNHYNVHRDTSVIEPFLSIFIKRPNPAYSPKTKDDYRDVLILNLYQEILNPRINSIKEYDPPFTLVPSTQYANQQLYTLRINIRFDDFSISTMKQRFIKSINSLRNLNLGFTDNEFKTAKENVRKIYQNKKSTSTKYLGDDYKNHFTLGTAAPEPSQKKQMISKILEEIKLEDVQNAAINYSNLKENTNFLYYTHPKFKAPDSSLLESWISEALTTKIEEFIPQDRINTLSDVVKLPLGDPNVIKSKTKSIIGVTTIDLKNDVKIILKPVGNSKTIKIRASRPNKIPFSNKQEYLMAAIAPKAIDFIGAGPYTKFQLKEFTKDTEVQIYQKLERTEQIIIGTTKSNRMEDFFQLLYLYTQHPRMDNDAFKIWKSSEHSILEKGNPDKNLFYSNAIDQIRFPKLPLLNSQLIRSLSQFDIYMSYKNWYSNLTGYTFVITGDFDLDEMEKLIIKYIPKMSSVKNHKYEKSNELAFPLKKINKINHINDSNEANIFLHFPVKVPTDIKSKALVSLVSNALYLKIWDRLRKGSYSPGSRVDLVDYKKGIYNFQIWFTSEIGNEETMIQWALEEFRELKKNGVDKDWFTKNLNLRISNYNRVYESSTFWTKYLSEKVKNNESITSEILELETILKHFITLDDLNKAIQEFLSEKYFQKFIFLPKNTALNSESKTSVNE
- a CDS encoding DUF6520 family protein, encoding MKKLKMILPMLAFVLAIGMSFAYVNAEKTMFTAYVYDSGVWTAVDVNCPGTGRNCTVQFVDEFGNPLSNVLDVYPIPSFKDKNGEDVEPLKTSNPFPELIVIE
- a CDS encoding MauE/DoxX family redox-associated membrane protein, with translation MKWLQKHRILISEIISILFIMLFVYTGFSKLMDGNTFYNNLINSPFAHVKSIAGFISWVIPLLEIIVAILLLFRKTRLKGLYGSLGLMMIFTAYVIGILFFSPYEPCSCGGVIALLSWNQHFIFNIIWVIMAISAIVLLRESSAKAINNYKLK
- a CDS encoding GNAT family N-acetyltransferase, with the protein product MSCDKNWEFIVLNLKSEYSNRHQDKPVGVMFSYKNAGGTYVPSFVGMDYDYAYEHQVYRQLLFQTVKRAGELGFSTIDFGMTAGFEKRKIGAHVTEKVAYIQAKDNFPFEQLEIMESKG